From Pseudarthrobacter equi, a single genomic window includes:
- the yczE gene encoding membrane protein YczE: protein MMFRRLVQLFTGLAMYGISLALFIRAGLGLDPWDVFHQGVANRAGLSIGVVVIIVSFLVLLLWIPLRQRPGFGTLCNAILVGVFADVGLALIPSLSNLAGQVGLLAGAILLNGIASACYIGARFGPGARDGLMTGLARRTGWSVRLSRTLIEVVVLGAGWLLGGSVGVGTVLYALAIGPLVQLLLPWFMVPAGTPKVARGTPSDVKPDGGPEAAGETSYSGTGWHLGQK from the coding sequence ATGATGTTCCGCAGACTCGTTCAGCTTTTCACCGGCCTTGCCATGTACGGCATTTCCCTGGCTCTGTTCATTCGCGCCGGGCTGGGCCTGGACCCTTGGGACGTGTTCCACCAGGGCGTAGCCAACCGGGCCGGGCTGAGTATCGGCGTCGTGGTCATCATTGTCAGTTTCCTGGTGCTCCTGCTGTGGATTCCGCTGCGCCAGCGGCCCGGCTTCGGCACCCTCTGCAACGCCATCCTGGTGGGTGTCTTCGCCGACGTCGGCTTGGCGCTGATTCCGTCCCTGTCGAACCTTGCCGGACAGGTGGGCCTGCTGGCCGGCGCCATCCTCCTGAACGGCATCGCATCGGCGTGCTACATCGGTGCCAGGTTCGGCCCGGGGGCCCGTGACGGACTGATGACCGGACTCGCGCGCCGCACAGGGTGGTCAGTCCGGTTGTCACGAACCCTCATCGAGGTAGTGGTCCTCGGGGCAGGCTGGCTGCTGGGCGGCTCAGTTGGCGTGGGAACGGTGCTCTATGCGCTGGCGATCGGCCCGCTGGTCCAGCTGCTGCTGCCCTGGTTCATGGTTCCGGCCGGCACTCCGAAAGTGGCCCGGGGGACGCCTTCGGACGTGAAACCGGATGGCGGCCCGGAAGCCGCCGGTGAAACCAGCTATTCCGGGACGGGCTGGCACTTGGGGCAAAAGTAG
- a CDS encoding Fpg/Nei family DNA glycosylase, whose amino-acid sequence MPEGDSVWRAARQLHEALAGQTLTASDFRVPRFATLNLTGWTVTEVVPRGKHLLMRVKGPGEKALTIHSHLKMEGTWQVYPPGGRWRKPGFTARCVLRTAAADAVGFSLGILDVVATANEDSIVGFLGPDLLGPDWDLDEAERRLLARPEVPIGVAILDQSNLAGIGNIYRCEACFLSGIHPATPVSGVADLRTLMTDAKQLLEANLGPGRRVTILNARGMPVGRMAGRPGYWVYRRDQHPCLKCGTPVRRGLLGKLNGEEERDIYFCPKCQPVPE is encoded by the coding sequence GTGCCTGAGGGAGATTCCGTCTGGCGGGCCGCCCGGCAACTGCACGAGGCGCTGGCGGGCCAGACACTGACCGCCTCGGACTTCCGGGTACCGCGCTTCGCCACACTGAACCTCACCGGATGGACGGTGACTGAGGTTGTGCCGCGGGGCAAGCACCTGCTCATGCGGGTGAAGGGGCCAGGGGAGAAAGCCCTCACCATTCACTCCCATCTGAAGATGGAAGGCACATGGCAGGTCTACCCGCCCGGTGGCAGGTGGCGGAAACCCGGCTTCACCGCGCGGTGCGTGCTGCGCACTGCCGCCGCGGACGCCGTCGGCTTCTCCCTGGGCATCCTGGACGTGGTGGCGACAGCGAACGAGGACTCCATCGTCGGGTTCCTTGGTCCGGACCTCCTGGGCCCGGACTGGGACCTGGACGAAGCCGAACGCCGGCTCCTGGCACGGCCGGAGGTTCCCATCGGCGTGGCCATCCTGGACCAGAGCAACCTCGCCGGCATCGGGAACATCTACCGCTGCGAGGCCTGCTTCCTCTCCGGCATACATCCGGCCACACCCGTGTCCGGGGTGGCGGACCTGCGCACCCTGATGACCGACGCCAAGCAGCTCCTGGAAGCAAACCTGGGCCCGGGCCGCCGCGTCACCATCCTCAACGCCCGCGGCATGCCGGTGGGCAGGATGGCCGGGAGGCCCGGCTACTGGGTGTACCGCCGGGACCAGCACCCGTGCCTCAAGTGCGGTACGCCGGTGCGGCGCGGACTGCTGGGGAAACTGAACGGCGAAGAGGAACGCGACATCTACTTTTGCCCCAAGTGCCAGCCCGTCCCGGAATAG
- a CDS encoding Lhr family ATP-dependent helicase translates to MNQEEPSTDGRGAVATAPMGQFTRPTRDWFMGAFTEPTPAQDGAWNAISSGSHALVVAPTGSGKTLAAFLWALDRLLSAAPAADTEAPAEAALPAAVAGAKGTKAPAKARRPRAPKRKTKVLYISPLKALGVDVERNLRSPLIGITQTAKRLGLPAPLITVGVRSGDTTTADRRALLSNPPDILITTPESLFLMLTSRARETLTEVDTIIIDEVHAVAGTKRGAHLAVSLERLDALLPKPAQRIGLSATVEPKELVAQFLAGTAPVEIVAPPSKKNWDLTVSVPVEDMSDLQGAAGAFDSGPASGLQPQASIWPHVEEKIVDLVLANQSTIVFANSRRLSERLTARLNEIYAERQLMAAGGGWDGPLEEGAGVFGAPGGGSAPASGVPASTATPAHMMAQAGSSAGADPVLARAHHGSVSKDQRALIEDDLKSGRLRCVVATSSLELGIDMGAVDLVVQVESPPSVASGLQRVGRAGHQVGEISQGVLFPKHRADLVHTAITVERMLDGKIERLSIPANPLDILAQQTVAATALGSIDVEEWFATVRRSAPFASLPRSAFEATLDLLAGRYPSDEFAELRPRIIWDRNEGTIEGRPGAQRLAVTSGGTIPDRGLFGVYIIGTEMEGSASPSEDGKPAPAPKGGRRVGELDEEMVYESRVGDVFALGATSWKIEDITHDRVLVSPAFGQPGKLPFWKGDSLGRPVDLGRALGAFVRELSASDAGPAAERCQASGLDAFAANNLIQYLSEQKQATEVVPSDTTLVVERFHDELGDWRVILHSPFGMPVHAPWALAVGQRLHQRYGLDGSAMAADDGIVLRVPMMEDEPPGAELFLFDPEELEQIVTAEVGGSALFASRFRECAARALLLPRQTPGKRQPLWQQRQRSAQLLDVARKYPTFPIVLETVRECLQDVYDLPALKDIAAAVERRELRVVQTTTQQPSPFAKSLLFGYVAQFLYEGDSPLAERRAAALALDSTLLNELLGRVELRELLDAKVIDATELELQRLVPDRRVRGLEGVADLLRLLGPLDPDEAAARLEPAAGAEPATGGEPGDTPVAGAAGTPAAQADADFADGPVPEPAETTPIHIASATVEEATAHLVALQRANRAIKVNVGGAERFAAVEDAARLRDAIGVPLPMGVPLAFIEPVADPLGDLVSRYARTHGPFTAAEAAARLGLGVAVVVTALKRLADDGRVVEGEFRPHATPAAAGPESAPTGTDDDGLPDGDGRQGEILRETVHAAVSEWCDAEVLRKLRRRSLAALRAEVEPVDAAAYGRFLPAWQNVRIPGGGRGQPALRGLDGIVTAIDQLSGVPIPASAWEPLILAGRVSNYQPAMLDELMAAGEVLWSGAGALPGNDGWISLHLADSAELTLNPAPDYEPGDAGLRLLDHLRNNGGGYFFRQLTEVAGGMDSVLSDQEVVSALWDLAWAGRITGDTFAPVRSLIAGGHTAHRQVAKAPRSRAPRLNRLGRSHGTGLMGSAGLAGGRYGSQGAAATPPMAAGRWSALPQPELDATIHARATAELLLDRYGVVTRGSVMAEQILGGFGLMYKVLARLEEAGRCRRGYFIEHLGAAQFAVPATVDRLRSYAEDSQIAKPEPVALALAATDPANPYGAALPWPALRDDAGTGHRPGRKAGALVVLVDGALILYVERGGKTLLAFSDDPAVLDAAGAALVGVVTRGAVDKLIMEKVNGQGILDTPIAAALSAAGAYSTPKGLRIRA, encoded by the coding sequence ATGAACCAGGAAGAGCCCTCCACGGACGGCCGGGGCGCCGTGGCCACAGCGCCAATGGGCCAGTTCACCCGGCCCACCCGCGACTGGTTCATGGGCGCTTTCACCGAACCCACCCCCGCCCAGGACGGCGCCTGGAACGCCATTTCGTCGGGCTCGCATGCCCTGGTGGTGGCACCCACCGGATCCGGTAAAACCCTCGCCGCATTCCTGTGGGCACTGGACCGGCTCCTCTCCGCTGCGCCCGCCGCAGACACTGAAGCCCCGGCGGAAGCAGCCCTACCCGCCGCCGTGGCCGGCGCAAAAGGAACCAAGGCCCCGGCAAAAGCCCGCCGGCCCCGGGCGCCCAAGCGGAAAACCAAGGTGCTGTACATTTCGCCGCTTAAGGCCCTCGGCGTGGACGTCGAACGGAACCTGCGTTCCCCGCTGATCGGCATCACGCAGACGGCAAAGCGGCTGGGTCTGCCCGCCCCGCTGATCACCGTGGGCGTCCGGTCCGGAGACACCACCACGGCGGACCGCCGGGCGCTGCTGAGCAACCCGCCGGACATCCTCATCACCACGCCCGAGTCCCTGTTCCTCATGCTCACGTCCCGGGCCAGGGAGACTCTCACCGAGGTGGACACCATCATCATCGATGAAGTCCACGCGGTTGCCGGTACGAAACGCGGGGCCCATCTGGCCGTTTCGCTTGAGCGCCTGGACGCGCTGCTGCCCAAACCCGCACAGCGGATCGGACTTTCCGCCACTGTGGAGCCCAAGGAACTTGTGGCCCAATTCCTTGCCGGGACAGCTCCGGTCGAAATCGTGGCCCCGCCGTCGAAGAAGAACTGGGACCTTACGGTCTCGGTACCGGTGGAGGACATGTCCGATCTCCAGGGCGCAGCCGGCGCGTTCGACTCCGGCCCGGCCTCCGGGCTGCAGCCGCAGGCGTCCATCTGGCCGCATGTGGAGGAAAAGATCGTCGACCTGGTGCTGGCCAACCAGTCCACCATCGTCTTCGCCAACTCCCGCAGGCTGTCGGAACGGCTGACAGCCCGCCTCAACGAAATCTATGCCGAACGCCAGCTCATGGCCGCCGGCGGCGGCTGGGACGGCCCCCTGGAGGAAGGCGCGGGGGTGTTCGGCGCACCGGGCGGTGGCTCCGCGCCGGCGTCGGGCGTTCCTGCCTCTACTGCCACTCCCGCCCACATGATGGCGCAGGCCGGAAGCTCCGCAGGGGCCGATCCGGTGCTGGCCCGCGCTCACCATGGCTCGGTGTCCAAGGACCAGCGCGCGCTCATTGAGGACGACCTCAAATCCGGGCGGCTGCGGTGCGTGGTGGCCACGTCATCCCTGGAACTCGGCATCGACATGGGCGCGGTTGACCTGGTGGTCCAGGTGGAGTCGCCGCCATCGGTGGCCAGCGGCCTCCAGCGTGTGGGGCGTGCCGGGCACCAGGTAGGCGAAATTTCGCAGGGCGTCCTGTTCCCCAAGCACCGGGCGGACCTGGTGCACACGGCCATCACCGTGGAACGCATGCTGGACGGAAAAATCGAACGCCTCAGCATCCCAGCCAACCCGCTGGACATCCTGGCGCAGCAGACGGTGGCCGCCACTGCCCTGGGCAGCATCGACGTCGAGGAATGGTTCGCAACGGTCCGCCGGTCGGCCCCTTTCGCTTCGCTCCCCCGCTCCGCGTTCGAGGCCACCCTGGACCTTCTGGCGGGCCGCTACCCTTCAGACGAATTCGCCGAACTCCGGCCACGGATCATCTGGGACCGCAACGAAGGGACCATCGAAGGCAGGCCCGGCGCCCAGCGGCTCGCCGTCACCTCCGGCGGAACCATCCCGGACCGCGGCCTGTTCGGCGTCTACATCATCGGCACGGAAATGGAGGGCTCGGCTTCCCCGTCGGAGGACGGCAAACCGGCTCCGGCCCCCAAGGGTGGCCGGCGCGTGGGCGAGCTGGACGAGGAGATGGTGTACGAATCCCGCGTGGGTGACGTCTTCGCGCTCGGTGCCACCAGCTGGAAGATCGAGGACATCACGCACGACCGAGTGCTGGTCTCCCCTGCCTTTGGCCAGCCCGGCAAGCTGCCCTTCTGGAAGGGTGATTCACTGGGCCGGCCGGTGGACCTGGGCCGCGCCCTCGGCGCCTTCGTGCGCGAGCTGTCAGCCTCCGACGCCGGACCAGCCGCCGAACGCTGCCAGGCCAGCGGGCTGGACGCCTTCGCCGCCAACAACCTCATCCAGTACCTCTCCGAACAGAAGCAGGCCACGGAGGTGGTCCCCAGTGACACCACCCTGGTGGTGGAACGGTTCCACGACGAACTGGGCGACTGGCGCGTGATCCTGCACAGCCCCTTCGGCATGCCGGTCCATGCGCCGTGGGCCCTGGCCGTGGGCCAGCGGCTCCACCAGCGGTACGGCCTGGATGGCTCTGCCATGGCGGCCGATGACGGCATTGTGCTGCGGGTGCCGATGATGGAGGACGAGCCCCCGGGCGCCGAGCTGTTCCTTTTCGACCCGGAGGAACTGGAGCAAATCGTCACGGCCGAGGTGGGCGGCAGTGCCCTGTTTGCGTCACGGTTCCGCGAGTGCGCGGCCCGTGCTTTGTTGCTGCCGCGACAGACCCCCGGCAAGCGGCAGCCGCTGTGGCAGCAGCGGCAGCGGTCCGCCCAGCTGCTGGATGTGGCACGGAAATACCCCACGTTCCCCATCGTCCTGGAGACGGTCCGGGAATGCCTTCAGGACGTCTACGACCTGCCGGCGCTGAAGGACATTGCTGCCGCCGTTGAACGCCGCGAACTGCGGGTGGTGCAGACCACCACGCAGCAGCCGTCGCCGTTCGCCAAGTCCCTGCTCTTCGGCTACGTCGCCCAGTTCCTGTACGAGGGCGATTCCCCTCTGGCGGAGCGGCGCGCCGCCGCGCTGGCTTTGGACTCCACACTCCTGAACGAGCTTTTGGGCCGGGTGGAGCTGCGCGAGCTCCTGGACGCCAAGGTCATCGACGCCACCGAACTTGAACTGCAGCGGCTGGTGCCGGACCGCCGGGTGCGGGGACTTGAGGGCGTGGCCGACCTCCTGCGGCTCCTTGGCCCGCTGGACCCGGATGAGGCCGCCGCCCGGTTGGAGCCGGCAGCAGGGGCTGAGCCTGCAACGGGCGGGGAGCCCGGCGATACCCCGGTAGCTGGGGCCGCCGGGACCCCTGCAGCCCAGGCCGACGCCGATTTTGCCGACGGCCCTGTGCCTGAGCCTGCTGAAACCACGCCGATCCACATCGCCTCCGCCACTGTCGAGGAAGCCACCGCCCACCTCGTGGCGCTGCAACGGGCCAACCGCGCCATCAAGGTCAACGTGGGCGGCGCCGAACGGTTCGCTGCCGTGGAGGACGCGGCCCGCCTTCGTGATGCCATCGGTGTTCCGTTGCCCATGGGGGTGCCGTTGGCGTTCATCGAGCCTGTGGCGGACCCGCTGGGCGACCTCGTGTCCCGCTACGCCCGCACCCACGGGCCTTTCACCGCTGCTGAAGCCGCCGCCCGGCTGGGACTGGGCGTCGCTGTGGTGGTCACCGCCCTGAAACGCCTTGCCGACGACGGCCGCGTGGTGGAAGGCGAATTCCGGCCGCACGCAACACCCGCCGCAGCCGGGCCGGAGTCCGCGCCAACCGGCACGGACGACGACGGGCTGCCGGACGGGGACGGACGGCAGGGAGAGATCCTGCGCGAAACCGTGCACGCGGCCGTCAGCGAATGGTGTGACGCCGAGGTGCTGCGGAAGCTCCGGCGGCGGTCCCTGGCCGCACTGCGCGCCGAAGTGGAGCCCGTGGACGCCGCCGCTTACGGGCGATTCCTCCCTGCCTGGCAAAACGTCCGGATCCCCGGCGGCGGGCGGGGGCAGCCGGCACTCCGGGGGCTGGACGGCATCGTCACGGCAATCGACCAGCTGTCCGGCGTCCCCATCCCGGCGTCGGCCTGGGAACCCCTGATCCTGGCCGGCAGGGTGTCCAACTACCAGCCCGCCATGCTGGACGAGCTTATGGCGGCCGGCGAAGTCCTCTGGTCCGGAGCCGGTGCCCTGCCCGGAAATGACGGCTGGATCAGCCTGCACCTGGCCGACTCAGCGGAACTGACGCTGAACCCTGCACCGGACTACGAACCGGGCGATGCCGGCCTGCGGCTCCTCGACCATCTCCGGAACAACGGCGGCGGGTACTTCTTCCGCCAGCTCACGGAGGTGGCAGGGGGCATGGACTCGGTGCTCAGCGACCAGGAAGTGGTGTCCGCCCTCTGGGATCTCGCCTGGGCGGGCCGGATCACCGGTGACACCTTCGCGCCCGTCCGGTCGCTGATCGCGGGCGGCCATACGGCACACCGGCAGGTGGCGAAGGCTCCCCGGTCCAGGGCTCCACGGCTGAACAGGCTGGGCCGCTCCCACGGCACCGGGCTGATGGGCTCGGCGGGCCTGGCCGGCGGGCGGTACGGTTCCCAGGGTGCAGCCGCCACTCCCCCAATGGCTGCCGGGCGCTGGTCCGCCCTTCCGCAGCCGGAACTGGATGCCACCATCCATGCCCGGGCTACGGCCGAGCTCCTGCTGGACAGGTATGGGGTGGTGACCCGCGGTTCGGTCATGGCGGAGCAGATCCTGGGCGGCTTCGGCCTGATGTACAAGGTCCTGGCAAGGCTCGAGGAAGCCGGCCGGTGCCGCCGCGGGTACTTCATCGAACACCTCGGTGCGGCGCAGTTCGCTGTGCCCGCCACGGTGGACCGGCTGCGCTCGTACGCGGAGGATAGCCAGATCGCCAAACCTGAACCCGTGGCCCTTGCCCTGGCCGCCACGGATCCCGCGAATCCCTACGGCGCTGCCCTCCCCTGGCCGGCCCTGCGGGACGATGCCGGCACCGGACACCGGCCGGGCCGCAAAGCCGGAGCCCTGGTGGTGCTGGTGGACGGCGCCCTGATTCTGTACGTGGAGCGGGGAGGCAAGACACTGCTGGCGTTCTCCGACGACCCCGCCGTCCTTGATGCTGCCGGCGCAGCACTGGTGGGAGTAGTCACCCGCGGAGCCGTGGACAAACTGATTATGGAAAAAGTGAACGGCCAGGGGATTCTGGACACTCCCATTGCCGCTGCCCTCAGCGCTGCCGGCGCCTACTCCACCCCTAAAGGTCTGAGGATCCGTGCCTGA
- a CDS encoding DUF4232 domain-containing protein, whose protein sequence is MRSQKTLQGITLSTAGVAAVLLLASCGLGQPQSQTTTTPAGPGTGSASPSQSAPPATTAAPPSSAAPATTAPAGPGLCKAAGLSAATDASGGGAAGSVYMKLNLTNTGSEPCILKGFPGVSLAADAAGGPIGAAATRDESVPVTDVLLAPGQTGWAQLRYTQAGNYTDCSPVDAAGYRIYPPEDTESLFLAQPTTACSNADIKLLTIGAFQPA, encoded by the coding sequence ATGAGGTCTCAGAAAACACTCCAGGGGATAACCTTGTCGACGGCTGGCGTGGCGGCCGTCCTGCTGCTTGCATCGTGCGGTCTCGGCCAGCCGCAAAGCCAAACGACCACCACCCCGGCCGGGCCGGGGACGGGCTCCGCCAGCCCCTCGCAGTCCGCACCCCCGGCCACAACGGCCGCGCCGCCGTCGTCCGCAGCCCCTGCCACCACCGCGCCGGCAGGGCCCGGACTGTGCAAGGCGGCAGGGCTGTCCGCCGCGACCGACGCGTCCGGCGGCGGCGCCGCGGGGAGCGTTTACATGAAGCTCAACCTCACCAACACCGGCAGCGAGCCCTGCATCCTCAAGGGCTTCCCCGGAGTGTCCCTCGCGGCTGACGCGGCAGGCGGCCCCATTGGCGCGGCGGCCACCCGGGACGAATCCGTGCCTGTTACGGACGTCCTGCTGGCACCCGGCCAGACGGGCTGGGCCCAGCTGCGGTACACGCAAGCGGGCAATTACACTGACTGCTCACCTGTTGACGCGGCTGGCTACCGGATCTACCCGCCGGAAGACACCGAGTCCCTTTTCCTGGCCCAGCCCACCACCGCCTGCAGCAACGCAGACATCAAACTGCTGACCATCGGCGCTTTCCAGCCCGCCTGA
- a CDS encoding YcnI family copper-binding membrane protein, protein MNSLTLRRTLTTAAAAGGTAALILAGAGAASAHVGVTPDKTSANSYALLTFAIPHGCEESATTKVAITLPTELNDAQPTVNPNWTAEKVTEQLAEPKKLADGSSITKRTSQIVYTAKTPLAHELRDTLVLSVKLPDAAGTTLNFPTMQTCEVGQTDWSEIAKDGQDPHSLKAPAPSITITEAASSDGHGTTAAAATHTEQAASVTDSGADARSWAGLGAGVAGLVLGGLALLRNGARRKAADSTK, encoded by the coding sequence ATGAATTCCCTGACCCTTCGCCGTACCCTGACCACAGCCGCTGCAGCCGGAGGCACCGCCGCGCTGATCCTGGCCGGCGCCGGCGCCGCGTCCGCCCATGTGGGCGTGACCCCGGACAAGACCTCAGCCAATTCCTACGCGCTGCTGACTTTCGCCATCCCCCACGGCTGCGAGGAATCCGCCACCACCAAAGTGGCCATCACCCTGCCAACGGAGCTCAACGACGCCCAGCCCACCGTGAACCCCAACTGGACCGCGGAAAAGGTGACCGAACAGCTCGCAGAGCCGAAAAAACTCGCCGACGGCAGCTCCATCACCAAGCGGACCAGCCAGATCGTCTACACGGCCAAAACGCCCCTGGCGCACGAACTCCGTGACACGCTGGTCCTGTCCGTCAAGCTTCCCGATGCCGCAGGAACCACGCTGAACTTCCCCACGATGCAGACATGCGAGGTTGGCCAGACGGACTGGTCGGAAATCGCCAAGGACGGCCAGGACCCGCACTCACTGAAGGCGCCGGCCCCCTCCATCACCATCACCGAGGCCGCATCGTCGGACGGGCACGGCACCACCGCAGCTGCGGCAACCCACACGGAACAGGCAGCGTCCGTGACGGACAGCGGCGCCGATGCCCGCAGCTGGGCCGGCCTCGGCGCCGGCGTGGCCGGACTGGTACTCGGCGGGCTCGCACTGCTCCGGAACGGTGCGCGCCGGAAGGCAGCCGACAGCACCAAGTAG
- a CDS encoding NAD(P)H-dependent flavin oxidoreductase gives MPQQDHAASRRNRLTDVLGIEVPVVLGPFGGVSSVALAAAVSDGGGLGSYGLYGYDGAAILQTAAELRAATAKPFALNLWVPTGSETTELPRTEFDSYVRALQPYFEELGLELPDMPARFMADYGEQVEATLEAAPAVVSFVFGVPAPEIVEEAHRRGIKVAGTATTVEEALALEAGGVDAVVASGMESGGHRVSFLRPAEESLVGTFSLVPQVADAVSIPVIAAGGIADRRGFSAALALGADGVQVGTAFLATSESAAAPAYRELLHSPAAGTTVLTRALSGRLARGIPNRVTSELAPPAIAPFPVQNWLTGRFRPTAAAAGNTDLMSLWAGQSARLIRHQSAADVLAELLAGA, from the coding sequence ATGCCCCAGCAGGACCACGCCGCTTCACGCCGCAACAGGCTCACGGACGTACTCGGCATTGAGGTACCGGTGGTGCTTGGCCCCTTCGGCGGTGTGTCTTCCGTGGCGCTCGCGGCAGCGGTGTCCGACGGCGGCGGGCTGGGTTCGTACGGCCTGTACGGGTACGACGGCGCCGCGATCCTTCAGACGGCGGCGGAGCTTCGTGCCGCCACGGCCAAGCCGTTCGCCCTTAATCTGTGGGTGCCCACCGGCAGCGAAACCACTGAGCTGCCCCGGACCGAGTTCGACAGCTATGTCCGCGCCCTCCAGCCCTATTTCGAGGAGCTTGGCCTCGAACTGCCGGACATGCCGGCGCGCTTCATGGCCGATTACGGCGAGCAGGTGGAGGCAACCCTGGAGGCTGCCCCCGCCGTCGTCAGCTTCGTCTTTGGCGTCCCCGCACCGGAAATCGTGGAAGAAGCGCACCGGCGCGGCATCAAAGTGGCCGGCACCGCCACCACCGTGGAGGAGGCCCTGGCCCTTGAGGCGGGCGGCGTGGATGCCGTGGTGGCCAGTGGCATGGAGTCCGGCGGCCACCGTGTGTCCTTCCTGCGCCCCGCCGAGGAATCCCTGGTGGGCACGTTCTCCCTGGTCCCCCAGGTGGCCGATGCGGTCAGCATCCCCGTCATCGCGGCGGGCGGCATTGCTGACCGCCGCGGGTTTTCCGCCGCCCTGGCCCTGGGCGCTGATGGTGTCCAGGTTGGCACGGCCTTCCTGGCCACCAGTGAATCGGCCGCCGCGCCGGCCTACCGGGAGTTGCTGCACAGCCCGGCCGCGGGCACTACGGTCCTGACCCGCGCGCTGAGCGGCCGGCTGGCACGCGGAATCCCCAACCGGGTCACCTCGGAGCTGGCGCCGCCGGCCATCGCCCCGTTCCCCGTCCAGAACTGGCTGACCGGCCGGTTCCGCCCAACGGCCGCCGCTGCCGGAAATACGGACCTCATGTCCCTGTGGGCAGGGCAGTCTGCGCGGCTCATCCGGCACCAGAGCGCTGCGGACGTCCTGGCGGAGCTGCTGGCCGGGGCCTGA
- a CDS encoding GYD domain-containing protein — MPLYLSKFSYTPETWSRLTRNPEDRRKAAQAYIESVGGKLHGFWYGFGAHDGYNLWEAPDNVSMAAVALAISGGGALSSFETTVLLTVEETMEALKVAAEISYRPPGNPT, encoded by the coding sequence ATGCCCCTTTATCTCTCAAAATTCAGTTACACCCCCGAGACGTGGTCACGGCTGACGCGGAATCCGGAAGACCGGCGGAAAGCAGCCCAGGCCTATATCGAATCCGTGGGCGGCAAGCTCCATGGTTTTTGGTACGGCTTCGGCGCCCATGACGGCTACAACCTGTGGGAGGCCCCGGACAACGTTTCCATGGCCGCGGTGGCACTGGCCATCAGCGGAGGAGGTGCGCTGAGCTCCTTCGAAACCACAGTGCTGCTCACGGTGGAGGAAACCATGGAAGCCCTCAAAGTGGCCGCGGAGATTTCCTACCGGCCGCCTGGTAACCCGACCTGA
- a CDS encoding TetR family transcriptional regulator — protein sequence MPTVEPATKSTGRPATIDPEAVARVAVELFARNGYEETSMEDIARAAGIGRKSLYRYFATKADLVWGGTEPAIEASMLALGAGPLPSAGDDPLDGLRRAVIAGAAALPDLAVTRARLRLIGAHRELLNRSYEALGSQRGRTLAHLEAAGVPAATARYACAAFIGATFQAWLEWAAGDDPDPAPYLQAATGVVLLPQA from the coding sequence ATGCCGACGGTAGAGCCAGCAACCAAGTCCACGGGACGCCCTGCCACCATCGATCCCGAGGCCGTGGCACGGGTGGCCGTGGAACTCTTCGCCCGGAACGGGTACGAGGAAACCTCCATGGAGGACATCGCCCGGGCTGCCGGCATAGGCCGGAAAAGCCTGTACCGCTACTTCGCCACCAAAGCGGACCTGGTGTGGGGCGGCACCGAACCCGCCATCGAAGCGTCGATGCTGGCGCTGGGAGCAGGCCCCCTGCCGTCGGCAGGTGACGATCCGTTGGACGGACTGCGCCGGGCGGTGATTGCCGGCGCCGCCGCCCTGCCCGACCTGGCGGTCACCCGGGCGCGCCTCCGCCTGATCGGTGCGCACCGGGAACTGCTCAACCGAAGCTACGAAGCCCTCGGCTCCCAGCGCGGGCGAACCCTCGCGCACCTCGAGGCGGCTGGGGTTCCTGCCGCTACGGCACGGTATGCGTGCGCGGCCTTTATCGGTGCCACGTTCCAGGCATGGCTCGAGTGGGCCGCCGGTGACGACCCCGATCCGGCCCCGTACCTTCAGGCCGCCACTGGAGTGGTCCTTCTTCCGCAGGCGTAA
- a CDS encoding SDR family NAD(P)-dependent oxidoreductase, with protein MGNDAAWQENATPGRFSSRTVIVTGAGSGIGQATALRIAREGGRVIAADISKQRLDDLVAENAGLDLVPVAGDISTEETVAAVIAAAGGRVDALANIAGIMDNFAPIHEVDDELWDRVFRINVTALMRLTRAVVPLMLESGAGSVVNVASEAGLRGSAAGAAYTASKHAVVGLTKNSAVMYGPRGLRFNAVAPGATITNIEANWGSELAAGRLGPLMQANIPAPATAAQLAASITFLLSEDGTNVNGAILASDGGWSAL; from the coding sequence ATGGGCAACGACGCCGCATGGCAGGAAAATGCCACTCCCGGCCGCTTCTCCAGCAGGACCGTGATCGTCACCGGGGCCGGTTCAGGCATCGGCCAGGCCACCGCACTGCGGATTGCCAGGGAGGGCGGACGGGTCATTGCCGCGGACATCAGCAAGCAGCGGCTGGACGACCTTGTGGCAGAGAACGCCGGCCTGGACTTGGTCCCGGTTGCCGGGGACATTTCCACCGAAGAGACAGTGGCCGCCGTCATTGCCGCTGCCGGCGGACGGGTGGACGCACTGGCCAACATCGCGGGGATCATGGACAACTTCGCCCCCATCCACGAGGTGGACGACGAACTCTGGGACCGGGTGTTCCGCATCAACGTCACCGCGCTGATGCGCCTCACCCGGGCAGTGGTTCCGCTGATGCTGGAGTCAGGCGCGGGATCTGTGGTCAACGTCGCCTCCGAGGCCGGCCTGCGTGGATCCGCGGCCGGCGCCGCCTACACAGCCTCGAAGCATGCCGTGGTGGGCCTGACCAAGAACTCCGCCGTCATGTACGGCCCCCGCGGGCTCCGCTTCAACGCGGTTGCACCGGGCGCCACCATCACCAACATCGAAGCCAACTGGGGCTCGGAACTGGCAGCAGGCCGGCTGGGCCCGCTGATGCAGGCCAACATCCCCGCACCCGCCACCGCTGCGCAGCTGGCCGCATCCATCACGTTCCTGCTGAGCGAGGACGGCACCAATGTCAACGGCGCCATCCTCGCGTCCGACGGCGGCTGGTCGGCGCTGTAA